One Chlorobaculum limnaeum genomic window carries:
- the recR gene encoding recombination mediator RecR — MRYSSGAVEALIEEFAKLPGIGRKTAQRLTMHVLQERRSEVEKLADALIDVKEKVIRCSVCQNITDLGADPCHLCTSSGRDRTVICVVESPTEVLAFEKTGHYKGLYHVLHGVISPLDGVGPDDIKVRELIVRLGTVAPDEVREVVLALNPTVEGETTSLYISKLLKPLGIEVTRIARGIPVGAELEFIDEATLSRAMEGRSAI, encoded by the coding sequence ATGCGCTACAGCTCAGGAGCCGTCGAGGCGCTCATCGAAGAGTTCGCGAAGTTGCCCGGCATTGGCCGCAAGACCGCCCAGCGTCTCACCATGCACGTCTTGCAGGAGCGTCGCTCCGAGGTCGAGAAGCTGGCCGACGCGCTCATCGACGTCAAGGAGAAGGTGATCCGCTGCTCGGTCTGCCAGAACATCACCGATCTCGGCGCTGATCCCTGTCACCTCTGCACCTCCTCCGGACGCGACCGCACAGTCATCTGCGTCGTCGAGTCTCCTACCGAGGTGCTCGCTTTCGAGAAAACCGGCCACTACAAGGGATTGTACCACGTGCTCCACGGGGTGATTTCGCCGCTCGACGGCGTCGGCCCCGACGACATCAAGGTGCGGGAGCTGATCGTGCGCCTCGGCACTGTCGCGCCGGACGAAGTGCGCGAGGTGGTGCTCGCGCTCAATCCAACCGTCGAGGGCGAAACGACATCGCTCTATATCAGCAAACTGCTCAAGCCGCTCGGCATCGAGGTCACCCGCATCGCCCGGGGCATTCCGGTCGGCGCGGAGCTCGAATTCATCGACGAAGCGACGCTGTCGCGGGCGATGGAGGGGCGCTCGGCCATCTGA
- a CDS encoding YbaB/EbfC family nucleoid-associated protein: MAMPNFSDMMKQLKDAGAKMQDVQKQLEKLVSEGEAGGGMVKAKVNGRQKLLELTIDPEIMDDVDMVQDLVVAAVNKALEASAQLAQNEIQKAAGGMINPADLMKHFGQGE, encoded by the coding sequence ATGGCGATGCCCAATTTCAGCGATATGATGAAGCAGCTCAAGGATGCCGGCGCGAAGATGCAGGATGTCCAGAAGCAGCTCGAAAAGCTTGTCTCCGAAGGCGAGGCGGGCGGCGGCATGGTGAAGGCGAAGGTCAACGGGCGGCAGAAACTGCTCGAACTCACCATCGATCCGGAGATCATGGACGATGTCGATATGGTGCAGGATCTGGTCGTGGCTGCCGTGAACAAGGCGCTCGAAGCTTCGGCACAGCTCGCGCAGAACGAGATCCAGAAAGCCGCAGGCGGCATGATCAACCCCGCCGACCTGATGAAGCATTTCGGTCAGGGCGAGTAA
- a CDS encoding outer membrane protein encodes MAKTGGFHVSGTESSGRRAIIFLFLLGCSLMFPAALLADEARPGIDGDRYRWHLNAGVQLAHQNPDFTYDSVKESDFSVQNSNPDRALTDFSFVSLQRDLTDVSNIELSYRRDGVDGKVHGSKRMHFLFFYLPVSFTEPLEMELRRLKLQYSRVLWQPGQFALGASVAVQAMQITMDATMPNLFRSMGVDDHFDYLVVSPLVGGFAEYQTKGPLKYRVSSEWVSAPLGDVRGKLIGVNAGVDYRLTDRLSLGLGYRFSDLNIRLHQKRYDLKGSYEVHGCEMHAGFDF; translated from the coding sequence ATGGCTAAAACAGGGGGGTTCCATGTTTCCGGAACGGAGTCGTCAGGAAGAAGAGCGATCATTTTTTTGTTTCTGCTTGGCTGCTCCCTCATGTTTCCGGCGGCGCTTCTGGCTGATGAGGCGAGGCCGGGTATAGATGGCGACAGGTATCGCTGGCATCTGAATGCCGGAGTGCAGTTGGCGCACCAGAATCCGGATTTTACGTACGATTCTGTCAAAGAGTCGGATTTTTCGGTCCAGAACTCAAACCCTGATCGGGCGTTGACCGATTTTTCCTTTGTGTCGCTGCAACGGGACCTGACTGATGTCTCGAACATCGAACTGTCGTATCGTCGTGATGGTGTTGATGGTAAAGTCCACGGGAGCAAGAGGATGCATTTCCTCTTTTTTTATCTCCCCGTTTCGTTCACCGAACCGCTGGAAATGGAGTTGAGGCGTCTGAAGCTTCAGTATTCCCGCGTGCTATGGCAGCCGGGGCAGTTCGCTCTTGGCGCGTCGGTCGCCGTCCAGGCGATGCAGATTACGATGGATGCCACAATGCCGAATCTGTTCAGGTCGATGGGCGTAGACGATCATTTCGATTATCTGGTTGTGTCGCCGCTGGTTGGAGGTTTTGCCGAGTACCAGACGAAGGGTCCGCTGAAGTATCGGGTTTCTTCCGAATGGGTGAGCGCACCGCTTGGCGACGTACGGGGAAAGCTGATTGGCGTCAATGCCGGTGTAGACTATCGGTTGACCGACCGGCTCTCTCTCGGGTTGGGGTACCGGTTTTCCGACCTCAATATCCGGCTGCATCAAAAGCGGTACGACCTCAAGGGTTCCTATGAGGTTCACGGCTGCGAGATGCACGCAGGGTTCGATTTTTAG
- a CDS encoding FAD-dependent oxidoreductase, translating into MNGEKKKVLIIGGGLAGLTAAKRLVDRGFQVKVLEKRPIYGGKVSAWKDEEGDWIESGTHCFFGAYGVLYDLMKEIKTYHAVLWKDHQLTYTLEGGNSFTFNTWDLPSPLHLLPAIVKNGYFTFGEMAAFSKSLIPLALQKANYPPTQDHLTFAEWAEQKKFGKRLMEKMFRPMALALKFIPPEEISAKIILDVTETFYRIPDSSCMGFLKGSPQEYLHQPLVDYSAQKGAVFQNHTPVEELLFDGSRIRGVQLRNGEILDADYYLAALPIHNLCKALPSSLKQHDRFFGNLDRLEGVPVISVQLWYDREISSIDNVLFSPDGVIPVYANLACTTPDYRTLRGERFEGKTRFEFCVAPARELMGLSKEEIIARVDRSVRANFPKESQGAKILKSTLVKIPRSVYAPLPGMEEFRPTQKTPVGNLFIAGGFSQQLYYDSMGGAVMSANLAVDALVKAASVDGH; encoded by the coding sequence ATGAACGGAGAGAAAAAAAAGGTTCTGATTATCGGCGGCGGCCTCGCCGGTCTGACTGCCGCCAAGAGGCTCGTTGATCGCGGCTTCCAGGTCAAGGTGCTCGAAAAACGCCCCATCTACGGCGGCAAGGTCTCCGCCTGGAAGGACGAGGAGGGGGACTGGATCGAGTCCGGCACGCACTGCTTTTTCGGAGCGTACGGCGTGCTCTACGATCTCATGAAGGAGATCAAGACCTACCACGCCGTGCTCTGGAAAGATCACCAGCTCACCTACACGCTCGAAGGGGGCAACAGCTTCACCTTCAACACGTGGGATTTGCCGAGTCCGCTGCATCTCTTGCCCGCCATCGTCAAGAACGGCTACTTCACCTTCGGCGAGATGGCCGCCTTCTCGAAGTCGCTCATTCCACTCGCGTTGCAGAAGGCCAACTACCCGCCGACGCAGGATCACCTGACCTTCGCCGAGTGGGCCGAGCAGAAAAAATTCGGCAAGCGGCTCATGGAGAAGATGTTCCGCCCGATGGCGCTCGCCCTCAAGTTCATTCCGCCGGAGGAGATTTCCGCCAAGATCATCCTCGATGTCACCGAGACCTTCTACCGCATTCCCGATTCCTCGTGCATGGGCTTTCTGAAGGGCTCGCCGCAGGAGTACCTGCACCAGCCACTCGTCGATTATTCGGCGCAGAAAGGCGCGGTGTTCCAGAACCACACACCGGTGGAGGAGCTGCTTTTCGACGGCTCGCGGATTCGCGGCGTGCAGTTGCGCAACGGCGAGATTCTCGACGCGGACTACTACCTCGCTGCGCTGCCGATCCACAATCTCTGCAAGGCGCTGCCGTCGTCGCTCAAGCAGCATGACCGCTTTTTCGGCAACCTCGACCGCCTCGAAGGGGTGCCGGTCATCTCGGTGCAGCTCTGGTACGACCGCGAAATTTCGTCCATCGACAACGTGCTCTTCAGTCCGGATGGCGTGATTCCGGTCTATGCGAACCTCGCTTGCACCACGCCCGACTACCGCACGCTACGCGGTGAGCGCTTCGAGGGCAAGACTCGCTTCGAGTTCTGCGTCGCCCCGGCTCGTGAGCTGATGGGGCTTTCCAAAGAGGAGATCATCGCGCGGGTTGACCGGAGTGTTCGGGCCAACTTTCCGAAAGAGTCGCAGGGGGCGAAGATTCTCAAGTCCACGCTCGTCAAGATTCCGCGCTCGGTCTACGCGCCGCTGCCGGGCATGGAAGAGTTCCGCCCGACGCAAAAGACGCCGGTCGGCAATCTCTTCATCGCGGGCGGCTTTTCGCAGCAGCTCTACTACGACTCGATGGGCGGCGCGGTGATGAGCGCCAATCTGGCGGTCGATGCACTCGTGAAGGCGGCATCCGTAGACGGGCATTGA